The following coding sequences lie in one bacterium genomic window:
- a CDS encoding zinc ABC transporter substrate-binding protein: MLHLIVNRFFLRIFTLSFCCLAYSVSVQAADKKISIVTTTSMVADAVRVVGGKRVQVQALMGEGVDPHLYKASPGDLKLLTDAEIIFYNGLHLEGKMAEILEKLSKKKPVYAVASGIDTKLLRQPSEFMGQYDPHIWFDVTLWKQVVSYIAKVLIQRDPAGAEYYQLQEQKYQAELDRLHAEVLSKIATIPVAKRVLITAHDAFGYFGRAYAIEVRGIQGISTDSEASIQEMNALVDLISSRKIKAVFIESSVPQKAIEALIEGAASRGHKVEIGGQLYSDAMGKEGTAEATYLGMFRFNVSKIVEALHG; the protein is encoded by the coding sequence ATGCTACATTTGATTGTCAATCGATTTTTTCTACGAATTTTTACTCTGAGTTTCTGCTGTCTTGCATATAGCGTTTCGGTCCAAGCAGCGGACAAAAAAATATCTATCGTTACGACCACTTCAATGGTTGCTGATGCTGTTAGAGTAGTTGGCGGTAAGCGCGTTCAAGTTCAAGCGTTAATGGGTGAGGGGGTTGACCCACATCTTTATAAAGCCTCACCTGGAGACTTGAAGTTATTAACGGACGCAGAAATTATTTTTTATAATGGCCTTCACCTTGAAGGCAAAATGGCTGAGATTTTAGAAAAACTCAGTAAGAAAAAACCTGTTTACGCAGTAGCTTCAGGAATTGATACAAAACTTTTACGTCAACCTTCTGAATTTATGGGCCAGTATGATCCACATATTTGGTTTGATGTAACGCTCTGGAAGCAGGTTGTAAGTTATATCGCGAAAGTCTTGATACAGCGCGACCCAGCAGGAGCAGAGTATTATCAACTTCAAGAACAGAAATATCAGGCAGAGCTTGACCGCTTGCACGCAGAAGTCTTATCGAAAATCGCCACTATTCCAGTAGCGAAACGTGTTTTAATCACTGCCCACGATGCCTTCGGCTACTTTGGCCGCGCTTATGCGATTGAAGTGCGAGGTATCCAGGGGATTAGTACTGACAGCGAGGCCAGTATTCAAGAAATGAATGCACTGGTTGATCTGATTAGTTCTCGTAAAATTAAAGCTGTCTTTATTGAGTCTAGTGTTCCACAAAAGGCAATCGAAGCCTTAATTGAAGGGGCTGCATCGCGCGGCCACAAGGTAGAAATTGGAGGACAATTATATAGCGATGCGATGGGAAAAGAGGGCACAGCGGAAGCAACTTATTTAGGCATGTTCCGCTTCAACGTGAGTAAGATTGTTGAGGCTCTCCATGGATAA
- the mntR gene encoding manganese-binding transcriptional regulator MntR, with protein sequence MSNTLVKTANIPLKTRVKGHLCTRRAHARELSEDYVEAIAELTANCGRARVIEIAKALGVTHVTVIRTLKRLTRYGLVIKEPYRGIILTDSGKKLAERSKKKHQIVLNFLLALGIDEHTAIKDSEGIEHHVSPATLDAFARYLEVS encoded by the coding sequence ATGTCGAACACGCTCGTCAAGACCGCTAATATACCACTTAAAACACGAGTCAAAGGCCATCTTTGCACACGACGTGCGCATGCTCGCGAGCTCTCTGAAGACTATGTCGAAGCAATTGCCGAATTAACTGCAAATTGCGGCAGGGCCCGCGTAATTGAAATTGCCAAGGCACTAGGCGTGACACATGTAACTGTAATTCGCACACTTAAACGTCTTACCCGCTACGGGCTAGTCATTAAAGAACCATACCGTGGAATCATTCTGACTGATTCGGGCAAGAAGCTCGCGGAACGCTCAAAAAAGAAACATCAGATTGTTTTAAATTTTTTACTTGCTTTAGGTATTGATGAGCATACGGCAATCAAAGACTCTGAAGGAATCGAGCATCACGTTAGTCCCGCCACACTTGACGCCTTTGCGCGCTATCTCGAAGTAAGCTAA